In Fibrobacter sp. UBA4297, a genomic segment contains:
- a CDS encoding complex I subunit 4 family protein, whose protein sequence is MNTILFNSIWVLPLLTVLACVLIPATYEKTLRTIHVTSATIVLAIVCYLTYAIYALSGTPTDPAAAPLALRFFTDIPWLSMFNAHYIVGADGLNMLLLALTAFIVWAGVLVSLKIKGNQKIFFALIQLLATSVYGVYMSFDLVLFFVFYEMEALCMYLMIACYGSGKRDYGGKKLTLTLAFGSSMILATLFGLYFESGATSWNLIEIAKTTLPMDFQMWAFPLMFMGFAVSSSLFPFHFWSPDGHSAAPTAVSMLAAGVMMKMGAYGCLRVAMFLMPEAAKIWLPYVVALLIFNVVLGPFIAIRHKDLKYITAYSSISHLGLIFLGLAAMTPIGLRGASLQMISHGFLTGLFFATIGMIYERTHTRDITEMGGIMRKMPFLGVGFVLAGFAGLGLPGFSGFIAESTIFIGAFQQDSTLTRIVTILAILSITTTAVYILQTANRMLHGPLPQKYESLTDGCFREKLVIVVLVACLLFIGVCPGWISELLDQSIAPIFEKISSAGL, encoded by the coding sequence ATGAATACAATACTTTTTAACTCCATTTGGGTTCTCCCCCTCTTAACGGTTCTCGCCTGCGTACTGATTCCCGCCACGTACGAAAAGACGCTCCGAACCATCCATGTCACGTCGGCAACGATTGTCCTTGCAATTGTCTGCTACTTGACTTACGCCATCTACGCTCTCTCGGGAACTCCGACAGATCCGGCAGCCGCACCGCTTGCACTCCGATTCTTTACGGACATCCCGTGGCTCTCGATGTTCAACGCCCACTACATTGTTGGCGCTGACGGTCTCAACATGCTGTTGCTTGCGCTCACGGCGTTCATCGTCTGGGCGGGCGTGCTTGTAAGTCTCAAGATCAAAGGGAATCAGAAGATTTTCTTTGCGCTTATCCAACTTTTGGCAACAAGCGTTTACGGCGTGTACATGAGCTTTGACCTGGTGCTCTTCTTCGTGTTCTACGAAATGGAAGCACTCTGCATGTACCTCATGATTGCCTGCTACGGCAGCGGCAAGCGCGACTACGGTGGTAAAAAGCTCACGTTGACACTTGCGTTTGGCTCTTCGATGATTCTTGCAACGCTCTTCGGACTTTACTTCGAAAGTGGCGCTACAAGCTGGAACCTCATTGAAATTGCAAAGACGACTCTCCCGATGGATTTCCAGATGTGGGCATTCCCGCTCATGTTCATGGGATTTGCCGTTTCGAGTTCGCTATTCCCGTTCCACTTCTGGAGCCCGGATGGTCACTCCGCTGCACCGACCGCTGTTTCAATGCTCGCCGCCGGTGTGATGATGAAAATGGGTGCCTACGGATGCCTCCGCGTTGCCATGTTCCTCATGCCTGAAGCCGCCAAGATTTGGCTCCCGTACGTTGTAGCACTCCTCATCTTTAACGTGGTTCTCGGCCCGTTCATCGCCATCCGCCACAAGGACCTCAAGTACATCACCGCTTACAGCTCCATCAGCCACTTGGGCCTCATCTTCTTGGGCCTTGCCGCCATGACGCCCATTGGACTTCGCGGCGCTAGCCTCCAGATGATATCTCACGGATTCTTGACAGGCCTCTTCTTCGCAACGATTGGCATGATTTACGAACGCACCCACACCCGTGACATCACGGAAATGGGCGGTATCATGCGCAAGATGCCGTTCCTCGGCGTTGGCTTTGTGCTTGCCGGTTTTGCAGGGCTTGGCCTCCCGGGATTCTCGGGATTCATTGCCGAAAGCACCATCTTCATTGGTGCGTTCCAGCAAGATTCCACGCTCACACGCATCGTGACAATTCTCGCCATTCTCTCCATCACGACGACAGCCGTCTACATTCTGCAAACAGCGAACCGTATGCTTCACGGCCCGCTCCCGCAGAAGTACGAAAGCCTCACTGACGGATGCTTCCGCGAAAAGTTGGTCATCGTCGTTCTCGTTGCCTGCTTGTTGTTCATCGGTGTTTGCCCCGGCTGGATTTCGGAACTTCTGGACCAGAGCATAGCTCCGATTTTTGAAAAGATTTCATCGGCAGGTTTATAG
- the nuoL gene encoding NADH-quinone oxidoreductase subunit L translates to MIDDITLGYLILLFPLITFVVNGLFLGNKCAKAAAIFAVICNGLAFAAAGTLAFHYFSSDFAPQKAILFDHTFIPFIGDLVARIGMLVDPLSVMMLVVVTFISFMVNIYSIGYMREDRAAGRFFALLSLFSFSMLGLVIATNLFQMFIFWELVGVSSYLLIGFWYHKPSAVSASKQAFILTRFADSFFLLGIVLVSYVVGSFDFSTLNSLSLIDFQKQFINLGLVTIPKSKALVLGSILIFTGGWGKSAMFPMHIWLPNAMEGPTPVSSIIHSATMVVAGVYLVARLFPFFAICDNALTLIMWVGAFTMVFAAVIACTQKDIKRILAYSTLSQLGYMMFALGACKIGQVVAVTGWTASTFHIFTHAFFKCSLFLIAGSLIHQVGTNDLDAMGGLGKKMKLTYACTLISILAISGIPPFSGFFSKDEIILAAFQGHHYVVFGLALLTSGLTTFYMFRLFFLAFHGAPRHEGVKAGHVHEDFAMTLPIVILAIPALLSGILGKGIFEKFFVPGQLNVPQLVKLDHAEWLPFVAVGIAVVALVIAWVLYASPWAKVQRALDETNRSGIYKVIYHKFYFDEMYYAVVRQFIFGGIARVARAFNDYVIEGLLAFTVWFVHKLGDLVRFAQAGYLPFYLGTLIVGVLLWRFFGQLPL, encoded by the coding sequence ATGATTGATGATATCACTCTCGGCTATTTGATTCTATTGTTCCCGCTCATCACGTTCGTCGTGAACGGGCTTTTCCTCGGAAACAAGTGCGCTAAAGCCGCAGCGATTTTCGCTGTCATTTGCAACGGCCTTGCCTTTGCCGCCGCAGGCACACTCGCATTCCACTACTTCAGCTCGGACTTTGCACCGCAAAAGGCAATTCTGTTCGACCATACGTTTATCCCGTTCATCGGGGACCTAGTCGCAAGAATCGGTATGCTCGTAGATCCGCTCTCCGTGATGATGCTCGTAGTCGTCACGTTCATCAGCTTTATGGTGAACATCTACAGCATCGGCTACATGCGCGAAGACCGCGCCGCCGGGCGTTTCTTTGCACTGCTTTCGCTGTTCAGTTTTAGTATGCTCGGGCTCGTCATCGCGACAAACCTTTTCCAGATGTTCATCTTCTGGGAACTCGTTGGCGTTTCGAGTTACCTGCTCATCGGTTTCTGGTACCACAAGCCAAGTGCCGTAAGTGCCTCCAAGCAGGCATTCATCCTCACCCGCTTTGCCGATAGCTTCTTCTTGCTCGGCATTGTGCTCGTGAGCTACGTCGTCGGCAGTTTCGACTTTTCGACGCTCAATTCGCTCAGCCTCATTGATTTCCAGAAGCAGTTCATCAACCTCGGCCTTGTGACAATCCCGAAGTCCAAAGCGCTCGTTCTCGGCTCCATCTTGATTTTCACCGGTGGCTGGGGCAAGTCCGCCATGTTCCCGATGCATATCTGGCTCCCGAACGCGATGGAAGGTCCGACTCCGGTCAGCTCCATCATTCACAGTGCAACGATGGTCGTCGCAGGCGTTTACCTTGTCGCTCGACTCTTCCCGTTCTTTGCCATTTGCGATAACGCCCTCACGCTCATCATGTGGGTCGGCGCATTCACGATGGTATTTGCCGCCGTCATCGCCTGCACGCAAAAAGACATCAAGCGCATCCTCGCCTACTCCACGCTTTCGCAGCTGGGTTACATGATGTTTGCGCTTGGCGCTTGCAAGATTGGCCAGGTTGTCGCCGTTACCGGCTGGACCGCTTCGACGTTCCACATCTTTACGCACGCGTTCTTCAAGTGCAGCTTGTTCCTCATCGCCGGTAGCTTAATCCATCAGGTCGGCACGAACGATCTCGATGCAATGGGCGGTCTCGGCAAGAAGATGAAACTCACTTACGCATGCACGCTCATTTCGATTCTCGCGATTTCGGGCATTCCGCCGTTCTCCGGATTCTTCTCCAAGGACGAAATCATTCTCGCCGCATTCCAAGGGCACCATTACGTTGTCTTTGGGCTTGCGCTCCTTACGAGCGGTCTCACGACATTCTACATGTTCCGTCTGTTCTTCCTTGCGTTCCATGGCGCTCCACGTCACGAAGGCGTCAAGGCAGGCCATGTGCATGAAGATTTCGCGATGACACTCCCGATTGTAATTCTTGCGATTCCGGCACTTTTGAGCGGCATCCTCGGCAAGGGAATTTTCGAAAAGTTCTTTGTACCGGGACAGTTGAATGTTCCGCAGCTCGTCAAGCTCGACCATGCTGAATGGCTCCCGTTTGTGGCCGTTGGCATTGCAGTCGTTGCACTCGTTATCGCTTGGGTGCTTTACGCAAGCCCGTGGGCAAAAGTCCAACGCGCTCTCGACGAAACGAACCGCAGCGGCATTTATAAAGTCATTTACCACAAGTTCTACTTCGATGAAATGTACTACGCCGTCGTCCGCCAGTTTATCTTTGGCGGTATCGCCCGCGTTGCCCGCGCATTCAACGATTACGTGATTGAAGGACTCCTCGCCTTTACGGTCTGGTTTGTCCACAAGCTCGGTGACTTGGTCCGTTTTGCCCAGGCCGGCTACTTGCCGTTCTACTTGGGCACTTTGATTGTCGGCGTTCTCCTTTGGCGATTCTTCGGCCAGCTTCCCCTGTAA
- the nuoK gene encoding NADH-quinone oxidoreductase subunit NuoK, producing MNLLNCLILAFLLFGIGVWGLMRRRHLIGMLISIELMLNAANINFISFAYFTAHDATAGALFSIFVIAVTACEMAIALAIIVTMYRRHKSLDVDQLRDLHD from the coding sequence ATGAACCTTCTGAATTGCTTGATTCTCGCATTTTTGCTGTTCGGGATTGGCGTTTGGGGCCTGATGCGCCGCCGCCATCTCATCGGTATGCTCATTTCCATTGAGCTCATGCTGAATGCCGCAAACATCAACTTTATCAGTTTCGCCTACTTCACCGCACACGATGCGACTGCAGGCGCTCTGTTCAGTATCTTTGTCATTGCCGTGACGGCTTGCGAAATGGCCATCGCCCTTGCGATTATCGTGACCATGTACCGCCGCCATAAGAGTCTTGACGTTGACCAGTTGAGGGACCTCCATGATTGA
- a CDS encoding NADH-quinone oxidoreductase subunit J: MFPDLPLSFPMGGMDIAFYVVAFVILMTAVCCVAVKNILQSAVFLIFSFVTTAILYMLMHAEFIALAQVMVYVGGVVIFVVFTILLTSHLGEDAFSTKMPRIFTAFALSIAFVFVMVKCVLPTPDLASGVVNSPADYSSLQNFALRLLGNDPNGFIIPFEIVSVLLLMTLICAITVARRTKEDAEEEASK; encoded by the coding sequence ATGTTCCCGGATTTGCCTTTATCGTTTCCGATGGGAGGCATGGACATTGCGTTCTATGTCGTCGCATTCGTGATTTTAATGACGGCAGTTTGTTGCGTTGCAGTCAAAAACATCTTGCAAAGCGCCGTGTTCCTCATCTTTAGCTTTGTCACGACCGCGATCCTCTACATGCTTATGCATGCCGAATTCATCGCACTTGCCCAGGTGATGGTTTACGTGGGCGGCGTCGTGATTTTCGTGGTGTTTACGATTCTTCTCACAAGCCATTTGGGCGAAGACGCCTTCTCGACAAAGATGCCACGAATTTTCACCGCATTTGCGCTTTCCATCGCGTTTGTGTTCGTGATGGTCAAATGCGTGCTGCCGACTCCGGACTTGGCAAGTGGCGTCGTGAACTCCCCCGCCGACTATTCTTCACTCCAGAACTTCGCCTTGCGCTTACTCGGTAACGATCCGAACGGATTCATCATCCCGTTTGAAATCGTAAGCGTGCTCCTCTTGATGACGCTCATTTGCGCTATCACGGTCGCCCGCCGCACCAAGGAAGATGCCGAAGAGGAGGCTAGCAAATGA
- a CDS encoding NuoI/complex I 23 kDa subunit family protein produces the protein MQEKISTLQYIKRYLKRCITGPWSLICGLSVTLKYFFNPKRIVTEQYPENRKTLKMHDRYRGRLEMIEDADGNNHCTACGMCERACPNASINVLATKNIAGKKVLGRYVYHFASCTQCGLCVEACPFGAIRMSPAFEVATTDPNDLEMILNKKEGQG, from the coding sequence ATGCAAGAAAAAATTTCAACTCTTCAATACATTAAACGCTACCTGAAGCGTTGCATTACGGGTCCGTGGAGCCTTATTTGCGGATTGTCCGTAACGCTCAAGTATTTTTTCAATCCTAAGCGCATCGTTACGGAACAGTACCCCGAAAATCGCAAGACGCTTAAAATGCACGACCGTTACCGCGGCCGCCTCGAGATGATCGAAGATGCAGACGGCAACAACCACTGCACCGCTTGCGGCATGTGCGAACGCGCCTGCCCGAACGCCTCCATCAACGTGCTTGCCACAAAGAACATTGCAGGCAAGAAGGTTCTCGGACGTTACGTGTACCACTTCGCCAGTTGCACCCAGTGTGGCCTCTGCGTAGAAGCCTGCCCGTTTGGAGCCATCCGCATGAGTCCCGCATTCGAAGTTGCGACAACTGACCCGAACGATCTTGAAATGATTTTAAATAAGAAGGAGGGGCAAGGTTAA
- a CDS encoding complex I subunit 1/NuoH family protein produces MFVPSVTHPIGDFVRDWVPRLAEYLPANIQSEDLNSVVAFLINAVICIIAVCVVNIGSAPILIYMERKVCAHVQCRLGPMRLGWHGTLQTIADVIKMLFKEVYAPSGADKLMFYLAPLIVLIAPFIVCALIPFDKNLVVADVSMGIPLIIAVNGFGVLGILLGGWSSNNKYSLLGALRSGAQMISYEISFAMILLFVVMISGSTNLMSITMSQEGTIFDWWIFKIPVLGFIAFILFFISSTAEMNRAPFDIAEAEQELTGGYHTEYNGTPFAMFYLAEYIALITNSALATTCFLGGFFPPCIGIAAVDNVLNMVPGVVWFFAKIYFMVWCYMMVRWTFVRPRVDQLMDFEWKFLLPVNLVLLVAGAAFIAIGL; encoded by the coding sequence ATGTTTGTACCTTCAGTAACACATCCTATTGGCGACTTTGTCCGTGATTGGGTCCCGCGCCTGGCAGAATATCTGCCGGCAAACATCCAGTCCGAAGACCTCAACAGCGTCGTCGCCTTCCTCATCAACGCCGTGATTTGCATTATCGCTGTTTGCGTGGTGAACATCGGCTCTGCCCCGATTCTCATTTACATGGAACGCAAGGTTTGCGCCCACGTGCAATGTCGCCTTGGCCCAATGCGTCTTGGCTGGCACGGCACCCTCCAGACCATCGCGGACGTGATCAAAATGCTCTTCAAGGAAGTGTATGCTCCGAGTGGCGCTGATAAGCTCATGTTCTACCTCGCCCCGCTAATCGTCTTGATTGCACCGTTTATCGTCTGCGCCTTGATTCCGTTCGACAAGAATCTCGTCGTGGCCGACGTCTCGATGGGCATCCCGCTCATCATCGCGGTGAACGGCTTTGGCGTGCTCGGCATTTTGCTTGGCGGCTGGAGCAGTAACAACAAGTATTCCTTGCTCGGTGCGCTCCGCAGTGGCGCCCAGATGATCAGCTACGAAATCTCGTTTGCAATGATTCTCCTGTTCGTCGTGATGATTTCGGGTTCTACGAACCTCATGAGCATTACGATGAGCCAGGAAGGAACCATTTTTGACTGGTGGATTTTCAAGATTCCAGTCCTCGGTTTCATCGCGTTCATCCTCTTCTTTATTTCTAGTACCGCCGAAATGAACCGCGCTCCGTTCGACATTGCCGAAGCAGAACAAGAACTTACGGGCGGTTACCACACGGAATACAATGGCACTCCGTTTGCCATGTTCTACCTCGCCGAATACATCGCCCTCATCACGAACTCCGCACTTGCGACCACATGCTTCCTCGGTGGATTCTTCCCGCCGTGCATCGGCATCGCTGCTGTGGACAACGTCTTGAACATGGTACCTGGCGTCGTATGGTTCTTCGCCAAGATTTACTTTATGGTCTGGTGCTACATGATGGTCCGCTGGACATTTGTGCGCCCGCGTGTTGACCAGCTCATGGACTTTGAATGGAAATTCTTATTACCTGTCAACCTTGTTTTGCTGGTAGCAGGAGCAGCATTCATTGCAATCGGCCTCTAA